The proteins below are encoded in one region of Pleuronectes platessa chromosome 14, fPlePla1.1, whole genome shotgun sequence:
- the rpe gene encoding ribulose-phosphate 3-epimerase, whose translation MAYSAKIGPSILSSDLSCLGSECVRMMECGADYLHLDVMDGHFVPNITFGHPMVESLRKSSVQEAFFDMHMMVSRPEQWVKPMAAAGANQYTFHLEATSNAGNLIKEIRESGMKVGVAIKPGTAVEELAPWANQIDMALVMTVEPGFGGQKFMEDMMPKVSWLRSQFPSLDIEVDGGVGPDTIHKCAEAGANMIVSGSAVIGNGDPRSVIALLRTVVAEAIQKRSLDR comes from the exons atgGCGTACAGTGCGAAGATCGGTCCGTCCATCCTGAGCAGCGACCTGTCCTGTCTGGGCAGCGAGTGCGTGCGGATGATGGAGTGCGGAGCGGACTACCTGCACCTGGACGTCATGGACGG GCATTTTGTCCCTAATATCACATTTGGTCATCCCATGGTGGAGAGCCTGAGGAAGTCAAGCGTTCAGGAAGCCTTCTTTG ACATGCACATGATGGTGTCCCGGCCCGAGCAGTGGGTGAAGCCcatggctgcagcaggagccaACCAGTACACTTTCCACTTAGAGGCCACGAGCAACGCTGGAAACCTCATCAAGGAGATAAGAGAGAGCGGCATGAAG GTGGGTGTGGCCATAAAACCCGGTACAGCGGTGGAGGAACTGGCTCCCTGGGCAAACCAAATCGACATGGCTCTGGTCATGACTGTTGAACCTGGCTTCGGAGGACAGAAGTTCATGGAGGACATGATGCCGAAG GTGAGCTGGCTGCGGAGTCAGTTCCCTTCGTTGGACATTGAAGTCGATGGAGGAGTCGGCCCTGACACCATTCACAAGTGTGCAGAG GCAGGGGCCAACATGATTGTGTCAGGCAGCGCTGTGATTGGCAACGGCGACCCGCGCTCTGTCATCGCTCTCCTTCGCACGGTGGTGGCCGAGGCCATCCAGAAACGCTCGCTGGACCGCTGa